One part of the Pandoraea faecigallinarum genome encodes these proteins:
- a CDS encoding LysR family transcriptional regulator, which produces MDLHAVDLNLLVVFHHLYNARRVSRVAETLGVTQPAVSNALARLRKVFNDELFIRTSRGMLPTPMAIELAEPVAAALDALHGVFNRELAFDPATSQRAFEIAMTDIGEVHFLPKLMHALGERAPGITISTVRNTAINLREAMASGQVDLAVGHLPDLTAEFFQRRLFRQKYVCMFRPGHPLDRAARATRSAKSGPSKATSVTREDFERSEQVMVVAAGTGHGQVDEFMARAHVQRNIRLRVPHFVALADILHATDLIATVTEKFAQRSAQHFGLRYVDHPIDIPDVQINLFWHARYHREPGSQWIRSLLFDLFSE; this is translated from the coding sequence ATGGACTTACACGCCGTCGATCTCAACCTGCTGGTCGTCTTCCACCATCTGTACAACGCAAGACGCGTATCGCGTGTCGCCGAAACGCTGGGCGTTACGCAGCCGGCCGTGAGCAACGCGTTGGCTCGCCTGCGCAAAGTCTTCAACGACGAGTTGTTTATCCGCACCTCGCGGGGGATGTTGCCAACGCCGATGGCGATCGAACTGGCCGAACCGGTGGCCGCGGCGCTCGATGCGCTGCACGGCGTATTCAATCGGGAACTGGCGTTCGATCCGGCAACGAGTCAGCGCGCGTTCGAGATCGCCATGACGGACATCGGGGAAGTGCACTTCCTGCCGAAACTGATGCACGCGCTCGGCGAGCGTGCACCGGGCATCACGATCAGCACCGTGCGCAATACGGCGATCAACCTGCGCGAAGCGATGGCCTCGGGGCAAGTCGATCTCGCGGTCGGCCACTTGCCGGATCTCACGGCGGAGTTCTTTCAGCGGCGTCTGTTTCGGCAGAAATATGTGTGCATGTTCCGCCCGGGGCATCCTCTCGATCGCGCCGCCAGGGCAACCCGGTCCGCGAAGTCCGGCCCCTCGAAGGCGACATCGGTCACGCGCGAGGACTTCGAGCGCTCGGAGCAAGTGATGGTGGTCGCGGCGGGCACCGGCCACGGACAGGTGGACGAGTTCATGGCCCGCGCCCATGTGCAACGCAACATTCGGTTACGGGTGCCGCATTTCGTCGCGCTGGCCGACATCCTCCATGCGACGGATCTCATTGCGACGGTGACCGAGAAGTTCGCGCAACGCAGCGCACAGCACTTCGGCTTGCGCTACGTCGACCATCCCATCGATATCCCCGACGTTCAGATCAATCTGTTCTGGCATGCGAGATATCACCGCGAACCGGGCAGCCAGTGGATCCGCTCGCTGTTGTTCGACTTGTTCTCGGAGTGA
- a CDS encoding aromatic-ring-hydroxylating dioxygenase subunit beta codes for MVDFATFQAVVELNAAYAAALDTQAWDAWPEFFLDECVYRIQPRENFEMGLPLATLSFESKGMLRDRIYGIRDTLFHDPYYQRHVIGLPCVRDAGDDTLHVEANYAVFRTKPDQLTDILSVGRYLDIVKRTADGWKFASRQCIFDSEMIPNSLIYPI; via the coding sequence ATGGTGGATTTTGCAACGTTTCAGGCAGTGGTCGAACTGAATGCAGCATACGCGGCGGCCCTCGACACCCAGGCGTGGGACGCCTGGCCGGAGTTCTTTCTGGACGAGTGCGTCTATCGCATTCAGCCCCGGGAGAACTTCGAGATGGGGTTGCCGCTCGCGACGCTCTCGTTCGAGAGCAAAGGGATGTTGCGCGATCGCATTTACGGCATTCGCGACACGCTTTTCCATGACCCGTATTACCAACGCCACGTGATCGGACTGCCGTGCGTGCGGGACGCCGGCGACGACACGCTGCACGTTGAGGCCAACTACGCGGTGTTTCGTACGAAGCCGGATCAATTGACCGATATCCTGTCGGTCGGCCGCTATCTGGATATCGTCAAACGAACGGCCGACGGCTGGAAATTCGCGTCGCGCCAATGCATTTTCGATAGCGAGATGATCCCGAACTCGCTCATCTACCCGATCTGA
- the icd gene encoding NADP-dependent isocitrate dehydrogenase — protein sequence MSYQHITVPAGEKITVNKDFSLNVPDNPIIPYIEGDGTGVDITPVMLKVVDAAVEKAYGGKRKISWMEIYAGEKSTRVYGPDVWLPDETLQVVKDYVISIKGPLTTPVGGGIRSLNVALRQQLDLYVCLRPVQYFKGVPSPVRQPEKINMVIFRENSEDIYAGIEWEAESEGAKKLIAFLQNEMGVSKIRFPKTSGIGVKPVSREGTQRLVRKAIQYAIDNNRDTVTLVHKGNIMKFTEGAFRDWGYELAKKEFAATEIDGGPWCKVKNPKTGKEITIKDSIADAFLQQILLRPAEYDVIATLNLNGDYISDALAAQVGGIGIAPGANLSDSVAMFEATHGTASKYAGKDYVNPGSEILSAEMMLRHMGWTEAADRIIASMEKSILSKKVTYDFARLMEGATQVSCSGFGDVMIENM from the coding sequence ATGTCGTATCAGCACATCACGGTCCCGGCAGGCGAGAAGATTACCGTCAACAAGGATTTTTCACTGAACGTGCCGGACAATCCGATCATTCCGTACATCGAAGGTGACGGCACGGGCGTGGACATTACGCCGGTGATGCTCAAGGTCGTCGACGCGGCAGTGGAAAAGGCCTATGGCGGCAAGCGCAAGATCAGCTGGATGGAAATCTATGCGGGCGAGAAGTCGACACGCGTCTACGGCCCGGACGTATGGCTGCCCGATGAAACGCTCCAGGTCGTCAAAGACTACGTCATCTCGATCAAAGGGCCGCTGACCACGCCGGTGGGCGGCGGCATCCGCTCGCTCAACGTGGCCTTGCGTCAGCAACTCGATCTGTACGTGTGCCTGCGTCCGGTGCAGTACTTCAAGGGCGTGCCCTCACCCGTGCGTCAGCCGGAAAAGATCAACATGGTGATCTTCCGCGAGAACTCGGAGGACATCTACGCCGGGATCGAATGGGAAGCCGAGTCCGAAGGCGCGAAGAAACTGATTGCGTTCCTGCAAAACGAAATGGGGGTGAGCAAGATTCGTTTCCCGAAAACGTCGGGCATCGGTGTGAAGCCGGTGTCGCGCGAAGGCACGCAGCGGCTGGTGCGCAAGGCGATTCAGTACGCGATCGACAACAACCGCGACACGGTTACGCTGGTGCACAAGGGCAACATCATGAAGTTCACCGAAGGCGCGTTTCGCGACTGGGGTTACGAACTCGCGAAGAAGGAGTTCGCGGCGACCGAGATCGACGGCGGTCCGTGGTGCAAGGTGAAGAACCCGAAGACGGGCAAGGAAATCACCATCAAGGATTCGATCGCCGACGCTTTCTTGCAGCAGATATTGCTGCGTCCGGCCGAATACGACGTGATCGCCACGTTGAACCTCAACGGCGACTACATCTCCGATGCACTGGCCGCACAGGTCGGCGGCATCGGCATTGCGCCGGGTGCGAATCTGTCCGACTCGGTGGCGATGTTCGAAGCCACGCACGGTACGGCGTCAAAATATGCCGGCAAGGACTACGTGAATCCCGGTTCGGAAATTCTGTCGGCAGAGATGATGCTGCGCCACATGGGATGGACCGAGGCGGCGGACCGGATCATCGCGTCGATGGAAAAATCGATTCTGTCGAAAAAGGTGACATACGACTTTGCCCGCCTGATGGAGGGCGCGACGCAAGTGTCGTGCTCGGGCTTCGGCGACGTGATGATCGAAAATATGTGA
- a CDS encoding SDR family oxidoreductase, whose protein sequence is MAKFQGKVAFVTGGSRGIGAAVVQRLADEGAAVAFTYHGSEAAAQTLVTRIRNAGAQAVALQVDVADAQALTRAVNDAARQLGKIDILVNNAGVFSMGNIADVPLETFDQLLDINVRAVFVASKAALAHMGEGGRIINIGSCNAERIPFPDLATYAMTKSALVGLVKGMARDLGPRGITVNNVQPGPTDTDMNPASGEFAGGMHDVMALRRHARPEEIAGMVAYVASEEAGFVTGASLTIDGGFSA, encoded by the coding sequence ATGGCGAAATTTCAAGGCAAGGTGGCATTCGTGACGGGCGGCTCGCGCGGTATCGGCGCGGCGGTCGTGCAGCGTCTGGCGGACGAGGGCGCGGCGGTCGCGTTCACTTACCACGGGTCGGAAGCGGCCGCGCAGACGCTCGTCACGCGCATTCGCAATGCCGGCGCCCAGGCCGTGGCATTGCAGGTGGATGTCGCCGACGCGCAGGCGCTGACCCGCGCCGTGAACGACGCCGCCCGTCAACTGGGCAAGATCGACATTCTGGTGAACAACGCTGGCGTTTTCTCGATGGGGAATATCGCGGACGTGCCGCTGGAAACGTTCGACCAGTTGCTCGACATCAACGTGCGCGCCGTTTTCGTGGCGTCGAAGGCGGCGCTCGCGCATATGGGCGAGGGCGGCCGGATCATCAACATTGGGTCGTGCAACGCAGAGCGCATCCCGTTCCCCGATCTCGCGACGTACGCCATGACCAAGTCGGCGCTGGTCGGCCTTGTCAAGGGAATGGCCCGCGATCTGGGGCCGCGCGGCATCACCGTGAACAACGTGCAACCGGGGCCGACGGACACGGACATGAATCCGGCCTCGGGCGAATTCGCCGGCGGGATGCATGACGTGATGGCGCTGCGGCGCCATGCCCGTCCGGAAGAGATCGCGGGCATGGTCGCGTACGTTGCCAGCGAGGAGGCGGGCTTCGTCACGGGCGCCAGCCTGACCATCGACGGCGGTTTCAGCGCATGA
- a CDS encoding pseudouridine synthase has protein sequence MTLLALNKPFGTICQFSPHPTRPTLAGCIDLPGVYPAGRLDADSEGLLLLTDDGRLQARIAEPERKLPKTYWAQVEGEYDEAALVRLRAGLDLGDFVTLPCEARAIPEPETLWPRNPPIRYRAAIPTHWLEIRLVEGKNRQVRRMTAAVGKPTLRLVRVAIGPIDVFALNLAPAQWCELPQQILTLSGQRDRRSPR, from the coding sequence ATGACACTTCTCGCACTCAACAAACCCTTCGGTACGATCTGCCAGTTTTCGCCGCATCCGACGCGTCCCACGCTTGCCGGGTGCATCGATCTGCCCGGCGTCTATCCGGCGGGAAGACTCGACGCCGACAGCGAAGGGCTGTTGCTGCTCACCGACGACGGGCGCCTTCAGGCGCGCATCGCGGAGCCGGAGCGCAAGCTGCCCAAGACCTATTGGGCGCAGGTCGAGGGCGAGTACGACGAAGCGGCGCTCGTGCGTCTGCGTGCCGGACTCGACCTTGGCGATTTCGTCACGCTGCCGTGCGAAGCGCGCGCCATCCCCGAACCGGAAACGCTGTGGCCCCGAAACCCGCCGATCCGCTATCGCGCCGCCATTCCGACGCATTGGCTCGAAATCAGGCTCGTCGAAGGCAAAAACCGTCAGGTCAGGCGCATGACGGCGGCCGTGGGTAAACCGACCCTGCGGCTCGTACGCGTGGCCATCGGACCGATCGACGTCTTTGCATTGAACCTCGCGCCCGCACAGTGGTGCGAACTACCGCAACAAATACTTACACTTTCCGGTCAACGCGACCGTCGCTCACCTCGTTGA
- a CDS encoding HD-GYP domain-containing protein has translation MPDPAPTCLAAALPRCCPSDTFDTLDICHICASCDTFDARAGEHAETAHDTMRRDLPADARLMRSLPPAAWTLFRLAETKRGGTATHMWRVGTLAWRFAQALGMSSIEAQALGLAAALHDTGKLCVPDAILEKPGKLLPEEMQLMRMHPQWGADMLGAIGGAACELAATVARTHHERYDGRGYPYGLSGNRIPLAGRIVALVDVFDALASHRPYRAALSGAQIVGAMLAERGRHFDPWLLDRFLERTLSTALAISSGAR, from the coding sequence ATGCCCGACCCTGCGCCAACGTGCCTCGCCGCCGCGCTTCCCCGATGCTGCCCCTCCGACACCTTCGATACTCTCGATATCTGCCATATCTGCGCTAGCTGCGACACGTTCGACGCACGCGCCGGCGAGCACGCGGAAACCGCGCACGACACGATGCGCCGTGACTTGCCGGCCGATGCTCGCCTCATGCGCAGCTTGCCGCCGGCGGCCTGGACGCTCTTTCGCCTGGCCGAGACAAAGCGCGGTGGCACCGCGACACATATGTGGCGAGTCGGTACGCTGGCATGGCGATTCGCGCAGGCCCTGGGCATGTCGTCGATTGAAGCGCAGGCACTCGGCCTGGCCGCCGCATTGCACGACACCGGCAAGCTTTGCGTGCCCGATGCGATATTGGAAAAGCCGGGCAAGCTGTTGCCGGAGGAAATGCAACTCATGCGCATGCACCCGCAATGGGGCGCGGACATGCTCGGCGCCATCGGTGGCGCGGCATGCGAACTGGCCGCGACGGTGGCGCGCACCCATCACGAACGTTACGACGGCAGGGGATACCCGTATGGGTTATCCGGCAATCGCATTCCGCTGGCTGGGCGCATCGTCGCGCTGGTCGACGTCTTCGACGCCCTCGCCAGTCATCGTCCGTATCGCGCGGCATTGAGCGGGGCGCAGATTGTCGGTGCGATGCTCGCCGAGCGGGGACGCCATTTCGATCCGTGGTTACTGGACCGATTCCTTGAGCGCACACTGAGCACGGCGCTGGCAATATCGAGTGGCGCTCGCTAA
- a CDS encoding 2Fe-2S iron-sulfur cluster-binding protein: protein MQVHVQPLGARFDVAPGDNLLKALTDRQIPVSYSCVSGRCGTCRCRVVSGDVREAEGSEYRHHDVGATGTDTATAADAAPEARYVLACQSSVHGDCEIEIPEVDEVVVHPARILKATVLAIEPLTHDIKRLVLKPAKPLNFSPGQYATLQFTPAHIRPYSMAGIDADGTLEFHIRRVPGGAVTGYVDEQLKVGDVVRVSGPLGTSYLRTRHVGPMLCVAGGTGLAPVLSIVRGALARGMTNPIEIYVGARSPADVYGLAWLRELVARHNGIRLHVVTTLDAPHVVADNAQPLRRGHVTEALAADFAAADAFAGWRAYLCGAPPMVDAATRLLRERGIEGAHIYADAFYAKAA, encoded by the coding sequence ATGCAAGTTCACGTGCAACCGCTCGGCGCGCGCTTCGACGTTGCGCCCGGCGACAACCTGCTCAAGGCGCTGACAGACCGGCAGATCCCGGTGTCGTACAGTTGCGTGTCCGGACGTTGCGGCACGTGCCGTTGCCGGGTCGTGTCCGGCGACGTGCGCGAGGCTGAAGGGAGCGAATACCGGCATCACGACGTCGGAGCCACGGGAACGGATACGGCCACGGCGGCAGACGCCGCGCCCGAGGCTCGTTACGTGCTTGCCTGTCAGTCGAGCGTGCACGGCGATTGCGAAATCGAGATACCGGAAGTGGACGAAGTCGTCGTGCATCCCGCGAGGATCCTCAAGGCGACGGTGCTGGCCATCGAACCGCTCACACACGACATCAAGCGTCTGGTCCTCAAGCCGGCCAAGCCGCTGAACTTCTCGCCCGGGCAATACGCCACGCTGCAATTCACGCCCGCTCACATTCGTCCGTATTCGATGGCTGGCATCGATGCCGACGGCACGCTCGAATTCCACATTCGGCGCGTGCCAGGCGGCGCGGTGACCGGGTACGTCGACGAGCAACTCAAAGTGGGGGACGTAGTGCGCGTTTCGGGGCCGTTGGGCACGTCGTACCTGCGTACGCGCCACGTCGGCCCGATGCTTTGCGTCGCCGGCGGCACCGGACTCGCACCGGTGTTGTCCATCGTGCGCGGCGCGCTCGCTCGCGGCATGACCAATCCCATCGAGATCTACGTGGGGGCGCGCTCCCCGGCGGACGTCTACGGTCTTGCGTGGCTGCGCGAACTGGTGGCGCGTCACAACGGTATTCGTCTGCACGTGGTGACGACGCTCGACGCGCCTCACGTCGTCGCAGACAACGCCCAGCCTTTGCGTCGCGGGCACGTCACCGAAGCGCTCGCCGCCGACTTTGCGGCTGCCGATGCATTCGCCGGCTGGCGCGCGTATCTGTGCGGCGCGCCGCCGATGGTCGACGCCGCCACGCGCCTGCTGCGCGAGCGCGGTATCGAAGGTGCCCATATCTACGCCGACGCGTTTTACGCAAAGGCCGCATGA
- the sodB gene encoding superoxide dismutase [Fe] produces the protein MEHKLPELPYAIDALAPTISKETMEYHYGKHHQAYVTNLNNLIKGTEFENASLEDIIKKSSGGVFNNAAQVWNHTFFWNTLSPKGGGAPTGDLAKAIDAKFGSFDAFKEAFSKAAVGNFGSGWTWLVKKADGSVDIVSTSNAATPLTGADKPLITIDVWEHAYYIDYRNARPKFVEAFWNLVNWEFAAKNFA, from the coding sequence ATGGAACACAAGCTCCCTGAACTGCCGTACGCCATCGATGCACTGGCGCCGACCATCTCCAAGGAAACGATGGAGTATCACTACGGCAAGCACCACCAAGCCTATGTGACCAACTTGAACAACCTGATCAAGGGCACCGAATTCGAAAACGCCAGCCTCGAAGACATCATCAAGAAGTCGTCGGGCGGCGTGTTCAACAACGCAGCACAGGTGTGGAACCACACCTTCTTCTGGAACACGCTGTCGCCGAAGGGCGGCGGCGCGCCGACCGGCGATCTGGCCAAGGCCATCGACGCCAAGTTCGGCTCGTTCGATGCATTCAAGGAAGCCTTCTCGAAGGCGGCCGTGGGCAACTTCGGTTCGGGCTGGACGTGGCTCGTGAAGAAGGCCGACGGCTCGGTCGACATCGTGAGCACCAGCAACGCTGCGACGCCGCTCACCGGTGCCGACAAGCCGCTGATCACGATCGACGTGTGGGAACACGCGTATTACATCGACTACCGCAATGCCCGTCCGAAGTTCGTCGAGGCATTCTGGAATCTGGTCAACTGGGAATTCGCGGCGAAGAACTTCGCGTAA
- a CDS encoding VOC family protein: protein MKVNRIVANLAVPAPQAMQAAKRFYGDLLGLDLLMDHGWIATYGNAARMTVQMSVATEGGSGTPVPDLSVEVDDVDEALSRMRDAGVAIEYGPADEPWGVRRFYVRDPLGRLINILAHR, encoded by the coding sequence ATGAAGGTCAACCGGATTGTCGCGAATTTGGCCGTACCGGCGCCGCAAGCCATGCAAGCGGCGAAGCGGTTCTACGGCGATTTGTTGGGGCTCGATTTGCTGATGGACCACGGCTGGATCGCGACATACGGCAATGCGGCCAGGATGACCGTGCAGATGAGTGTGGCGACCGAAGGCGGCAGCGGTACACCCGTGCCGGATTTGTCCGTCGAAGTGGATGACGTCGACGAGGCGCTGTCGCGCATGCGCGACGCGGGCGTCGCCATCGAATACGGGCCCGCCGACGAGCCGTGGGGAGTCCGGCGATTCTACGTACGCGACCCGCTCGGTCGTCTGATCAACATCCTCGCGCATCGATAA
- a CDS encoding aromatic ring-hydroxylating dioxygenase subunit alpha, giving the protein MWPAEGASRIPFRVYTDEQLHRRELEQCFYRNHWNYVGLEAEVPDPGDFKRTVIGERSVIVTRDATGEINVLENVCAHRGMKFCREKRGNRTDFHCPYHQWNYDLKGNLQGVPFRRGVKQDGKVNGGMPKDFRPEDHGLTKLRVATRGGVIFASFDHDIESLEDFLGPDICAYFDRLFDGRKLKLLGYNKQRIPGNWKLMQENIKDPYHPGLLHTWFVTFGLWRADNKSRLVMDAHGRHAAMVSTRGQGGGGEVTSGVSSFKESMSLNDMRFLDIVQEDWWKGPTAVLMTLFPSVILQQQVNSVSTRHIQPRGHNAFDFVWTHFGFEDDTEEMTQRRLRQANLFGPAGFVSADDGEAIECSQEGFTQKPWHRALAELGGTGVENTEHMVTETLIRGMYAYWRRVMGV; this is encoded by the coding sequence ATCTGGCCCGCCGAGGGGGCGAGCCGTATCCCCTTTCGCGTCTACACCGACGAGCAACTGCACCGGCGCGAACTGGAGCAGTGCTTCTACCGCAATCACTGGAATTACGTCGGTCTGGAGGCCGAAGTGCCGGATCCGGGCGATTTCAAGCGCACGGTCATCGGCGAGCGCTCGGTCATCGTGACGCGCGACGCCACGGGCGAAATCAATGTGCTCGAAAACGTGTGCGCGCATCGCGGCATGAAGTTCTGCCGCGAAAAGCGTGGCAATCGTACCGATTTCCACTGTCCGTACCACCAGTGGAACTACGACCTGAAAGGGAATTTGCAGGGAGTGCCGTTCCGGCGCGGCGTGAAGCAGGACGGCAAGGTCAACGGCGGCATGCCGAAGGACTTCAGGCCTGAGGATCACGGCCTCACGAAGCTCAGGGTCGCCACGCGCGGCGGCGTGATCTTCGCGTCGTTCGACCACGACATCGAGTCGCTCGAAGACTTTCTGGGACCTGACATCTGCGCGTATTTCGACCGGTTGTTCGACGGGCGCAAGCTCAAACTGCTCGGATACAACAAGCAGCGCATTCCGGGTAACTGGAAGCTCATGCAGGAGAACATCAAGGACCCGTACCACCCGGGATTGCTGCACACCTGGTTCGTCACGTTCGGGCTCTGGCGCGCGGACAACAAGTCGCGGCTGGTGATGGACGCCCACGGGCGTCACGCCGCGATGGTCTCTACGCGCGGGCAGGGCGGCGGCGGGGAGGTCACCTCGGGCGTGTCGAGCTTCAAGGAATCGATGTCGCTCAACGACATGCGGTTTCTGGACATCGTGCAGGAAGACTGGTGGAAGGGGCCGACAGCGGTACTCATGACGCTGTTTCCCAGCGTCATCCTGCAACAGCAGGTCAATTCGGTGTCGACACGGCATATCCAGCCGCGTGGCCACAATGCGTTCGACTTCGTCTGGACTCACTTCGGCTTCGAGGACGACACGGAGGAAATGACCCAGCGGCGTTTGCGTCAGGCCAATCTTTTCGGACCGGCGGGGTTCGTGTCCGCCGACGACGGCGAGGCCATCGAATGCTCGCAGGAGGGCTTCACGCAAAAGCCATGGCACCGGGCGCTGGCCGAACTGGGCGGCACCGGGGTAGAGAACACCGAACACATGGTGACCGAAACACTGATTCGCGGCATGTACGCCTACTGGCGGCGCGTGATGGGCGTGTGA
- a CDS encoding LysR family transcriptional regulator, whose translation MEALHLIESFVLSARAGSFSAAARRLGITPAAVSKNVARLEAQLGLRLFHRSTRSLTLTAGGERFLLDVDGPFAALTDAFSRAAERENAPSGTLKVSMAHSFGRQYLLPMLGSFLSRYPDIVPDWRFDNRSVDVVGEGFDAAIGGGIELTQGVIARRLAPTYAVMCASAGYMAGRKMPTHPAELASLDAVMRRSGMSGRLRAWNLCNVAGERVNVEARTRMIFDDPEAMAHAVALGYGVALLPMPHAAPLLANGRIQRLLPGWFDEYGGVFIYYPNKKQLPLRTRVFVEHIAQSFEQQRLAARFDWRWDVAGGA comes from the coding sequence ATGGAGGCGTTGCATTTGATCGAGTCGTTCGTTCTGAGCGCACGCGCGGGAAGTTTCTCGGCCGCCGCCCGCCGGCTGGGCATCACGCCCGCAGCGGTGAGCAAGAATGTGGCGCGCCTCGAAGCGCAGCTCGGCCTGCGACTGTTTCATCGGAGTACGCGCAGCCTTACGTTGACCGCAGGCGGCGAGCGTTTTCTGCTCGACGTGGACGGGCCGTTTGCTGCATTGACCGATGCTTTTTCCCGCGCCGCAGAACGCGAGAATGCGCCGTCCGGCACGCTGAAGGTGAGCATGGCGCATTCGTTCGGGCGTCAGTATCTTTTGCCGATGCTGGGGAGCTTTCTGTCGCGTTATCCGGACATCGTGCCCGACTGGCGATTCGATAACCGGAGTGTCGACGTGGTGGGCGAAGGGTTCGATGCAGCGATTGGCGGCGGCATCGAACTCACGCAAGGCGTGATTGCGCGGCGGCTTGCGCCGACGTACGCCGTCATGTGCGCGTCGGCCGGTTATATGGCGGGGCGCAAGATGCCGACGCACCCCGCGGAACTCGCCTCCCTCGACGCCGTAATGCGACGCTCCGGCATGTCGGGACGCTTACGTGCCTGGAACCTGTGCAATGTGGCGGGAGAACGGGTAAACGTCGAGGCGCGAACCCGCATGATCTTCGACGACCCGGAAGCGATGGCCCACGCCGTCGCACTCGGTTACGGCGTTGCGCTGTTGCCGATGCCCCACGCCGCGCCGTTGCTCGCCAACGGGCGCATTCAACGCCTGCTGCCCGGCTGGTTCGACGAATATGGCGGCGTCTTCATCTACTACCCGAACAAGAAGCAGTTGCCGCTGCGCACACGGGTGTTCGTCGAACATATCGCACAATCGTTCGAGCAACAGCGGCTCGCCGCGCGTTTCGACTGGCGGTGGGATGTCGCCGGCGGTGCGTAA
- a CDS encoding DUF192 domain-containing protein has protein sequence MALAPVRAAAQIKQPGEFPTVQLSAGMYLIKAEVAANEKDREQGLMYRKSMPANAGMLFVFDQSAGHCFWMKNTDLPLSIAFLADDGTIVNIEDMAPQTEDNHCPRAAVRYALEMNQGWFKSKNIKAGSKISGLPR, from the coding sequence ATGGCTCTCGCCCCGGTCAGGGCCGCGGCGCAGATCAAGCAGCCCGGCGAATTCCCGACCGTGCAGCTGTCGGCCGGCATGTATCTCATCAAGGCCGAAGTCGCCGCGAACGAGAAGGACCGCGAACAGGGGCTGATGTATCGCAAGAGCATGCCCGCCAATGCCGGCATGCTCTTCGTATTCGATCAGAGCGCCGGGCACTGCTTCTGGATGAAGAACACCGATTTGCCGTTATCCATTGCGTTCCTCGCCGACGACGGCACGATCGTCAACATCGAAGACATGGCGCCGCAGACCGAAGACAACCACTGCCCGCGTGCCGCGGTGCGATACGCCCTCGAAATGAATCAGGGCTGGTTCAAGAGCAAGAACATCAAGGCGGGGTCGAAGATATCCGGCCTGCCGCGCTGA
- a CDS encoding non-heme iron oxygenase ferredoxin subunit has protein sequence MNGNWIEAASRDAIPEDDVIGVIVGGRDIALYGVDGEVFATDNVCTHGNARLCDGFLDGHEIECPLHQGKFDVRTGAAMCAPLTEAVKTYPIRIEADKVYVNLG, from the coding sequence ATGAACGGCAACTGGATCGAGGCGGCGTCGCGCGACGCTATTCCCGAGGACGACGTCATCGGCGTGATCGTCGGTGGGCGGGACATCGCCCTGTATGGCGTGGACGGCGAAGTATTTGCCACCGACAACGTGTGCACACACGGTAACGCGCGGCTGTGCGACGGGTTTCTGGACGGGCACGAGATCGAGTGTCCGCTGCATCAGGGCAAGTTCGACGTGCGGACCGGCGCGGCGATGTGCGCGCCGCTGACCGAAGCCGTCAAAACGTACCCGATTCGCATCGAGGCCGACAAGGTCTACGTCAATCTGGGCTAA